Proteins from a genomic interval of Pseudomonas paeninsulae:
- a CDS encoding NAD-dependent deacylase, translating to MDEVIVRVAEAINAVERILIITGAGLSADSGLPTYRGIGGLYSGQTAEGLPIEAALSGPMLQRDPALCWKYLAELGKACLGAQANAGHYAIAELQRLKPQCWVLTQNIDGYHRAAGSPPERLIEIHGELAPLYCQSCGAQDPQLAEHLSRPLPPKCQQCGGILRPPVVLFEEMLPEQAIDSLYTELGKGFEAVISIGTSASFPYIVEPLLRTRQAGGFTAEINPNRSDFSDVVDIHLQGRALDVLPALLSHINSHRICK from the coding sequence ATGGATGAGGTCATTGTCCGTGTCGCCGAAGCCATCAATGCGGTCGAGCGCATCCTGATCATCACTGGCGCCGGTCTGTCCGCCGACTCCGGTTTGCCGACCTACCGCGGCATCGGCGGCCTGTACAGCGGCCAGACCGCCGAAGGCTTGCCGATTGAGGCGGCGCTTTCCGGTCCCATGCTGCAACGCGACCCCGCGCTGTGCTGGAAGTACCTGGCCGAACTGGGCAAAGCCTGTCTCGGCGCCCAGGCCAATGCCGGGCATTACGCCATCGCCGAGTTGCAGCGTTTGAAACCCCAGTGCTGGGTGCTGACCCAGAATATCGATGGCTATCACCGCGCTGCCGGCAGTCCGCCCGAGCGCTTGATCGAGATCCATGGCGAACTGGCGCCGTTGTATTGCCAGTCCTGCGGCGCACAAGACCCGCAACTGGCCGAGCACCTGAGCCGGCCACTGCCGCCCAAGTGCCAGCAGTGCGGCGGCATCCTGCGCCCGCCGGTGGTGTTGTTCGAGGAAATGCTGCCGGAGCAGGCGATCGACAGCCTGTATACCGAACTGGGCAAAGGCTTCGAGGCGGTCATCAGCATCGGCACCAGCGCCAGTTTCCCCTATATCGTCGAACCGCTGCTGCGCACCCGTCAGGCGGGTGGTTTCACCGCCGAGATCAATCCGAATCGTAGCGATTTTAGCGATGTCGTCGACATACATCTGCAGGGGCGAGCCTTAGATGTTTTGCCGGCGCTACTGAGTCACATCAACAGCCATAGAATTTGCAAATGA
- a CDS encoding C40 family peptidase, producing the protein MFKHFAPLVPLALTLVLAACASHAPQTPATTAVAKVKTAEHAVLLDDTEAKAEAEAVIDFAGDKSYELPQLADSILSHGLSLVGTRYRYGGSTVKSGFDCSGFIGYLFKEELGMQLPRSTREMIKIDAPLVEREELEPGDLLFFATNGRGRVSHAGIYLGDDQFIHSASRSSGVRVDSLDDRYWSRTFIEAKRALAMAPTDQLARHP; encoded by the coding sequence ATGTTCAAACACTTCGCCCCTCTCGTGCCTCTCGCCCTCACTCTGGTTCTGGCCGCCTGCGCCAGTCACGCGCCGCAAACGCCGGCGACCACTGCAGTGGCGAAGGTCAAGACGGCTGAACATGCAGTTCTTCTTGACGATACCGAAGCGAAAGCCGAAGCCGAAGCAGTCATCGACTTTGCCGGCGACAAATCCTACGAGCTTCCCCAGTTGGCCGACAGCATCCTGTCCCACGGCCTGTCGCTGGTTGGCACCCGTTACCGCTATGGCGGCAGCACGGTGAAGTCGGGGTTCGATTGCAGCGGTTTCATCGGCTACCTGTTCAAGGAAGAGCTCGGCATGCAACTGCCGCGTTCGACCCGCGAAATGATCAAGATCGATGCGCCGCTGGTTGAGCGCGAAGAACTGGAGCCGGGTGATCTGCTGTTCTTCGCTACCAACGGTCGCGGTCGGGTCAGCCATGCTGGCATCTACCTGGGCGATGACCAGTTCATCCATTCTGCCAGCCGCAGCAGTGGTGTGCGGGTTGACAGCCTGGACGATCGCTATTGGAGTCGCACCTTTATTGAGGCTAAGCGGGCGTTGGCCATGGCCCCGACCGATCAGCTAGCCCGCCATCCCTGA
- a CDS encoding SprT family zinc-dependent metalloprotease has product MPEHIHTRVESCYQQAEAFFKQRFVRAEVSFKLRGQKAGVAHLTENKLRFNPQLYRENREDFLKQTVAHEVAHLIAHQLFGLKIQAHGEEWQLIMRGVYELPPNRCHSYDVKRRKVSRFIYRCSCPQGDFPFSAQRHALVGKGRRYFCRRCKVTLSYTGEQRVE; this is encoded by the coding sequence ATGCCCGAACACATCCACACCCGTGTCGAGTCCTGTTACCAGCAGGCCGAGGCCTTTTTCAAACAGCGCTTTGTCCGTGCCGAAGTGAGTTTCAAACTGCGCGGGCAAAAGGCCGGGGTGGCGCACCTGACGGAAAACAAACTGCGCTTCAACCCCCAGCTATACCGGGAAAACCGCGAAGATTTCCTCAAACAGACGGTGGCCCACGAAGTAGCACACCTGATCGCCCATCAACTGTTTGGCCTGAAGATCCAAGCTCACGGCGAGGAATGGCAACTGATCATGCGCGGCGTCTATGAGTTGCCGCCTAACCGCTGCCATAGCTATGACGTCAAGCGTCGCAAGGTCAGCCGCTTTATCTACCGCTGCAGCTGCCCCCAGGGCGATTTCCCCTTCTCCGCCCAACGTCACGCCCTGGTCGGCAAAGGCCGGCGCTACTTCTGCCGGCGCTGCAAGGTGACCCTGAGCTATACCGGCGAACAGCGAGTGGAGTGA
- a CDS encoding DNA-3-methyladenine glycosylase I, whose amino-acid sequence MRDYKWLHEYCLNRFGSTAALEARLPQPCSDAELRALSDDRYLSTISLRIFRAGLKHSLVDAKWPVFEQVFFAFDPEKVVLMGAERLENLMQDARIIRHLGKLKSVPRNAQFVLDVRREKGSFGALIADWPVTDIVGLWRYLAKHGSQMGGLSAPRFLRMVGKDTFIPSDDMVAALKAQNIIDKVPTSLKDRAAVQAAFNQWHVQSGRPLCQLSMMLAYTVNH is encoded by the coding sequence ATGCGCGACTACAAATGGCTCCATGAGTATTGCCTGAATCGTTTTGGCTCGACCGCTGCCCTCGAGGCGCGCTTGCCGCAGCCGTGTAGCGATGCAGAGTTGCGTGCGCTGAGCGATGACCGCTATCTGTCCACCATCAGCCTGCGCATCTTTCGGGCCGGTCTCAAGCACAGCCTGGTCGATGCCAAGTGGCCGGTTTTCGAGCAGGTGTTCTTCGCTTTCGATCCGGAGAAAGTCGTACTGATGGGCGCCGAGCGTCTGGAAAACCTGATGCAGGATGCGCGCATCATCCGCCACCTGGGCAAGCTCAAGAGCGTGCCGCGCAATGCCCAGTTCGTGCTGGATGTGCGCCGGGAGAAAGGCAGCTTCGGTGCGTTGATCGCCGACTGGCCAGTGACCGATATCGTTGGTCTGTGGCGCTACCTGGCCAAGCACGGTAGCCAGATGGGTGGGTTGTCCGCGCCGCGGTTCTTGCGCATGGTCGGCAAGGATACCTTCATTCCCAGCGATGACATGGTCGCCGCGCTCAAGGCGCAGAACATCATCGACAAGGTGCCGACCAGCTTGAAAGACCGCGCAGCCGTGCAGGCAGCGTTCAATCAGTGGCACGTACAGAGCGGTCGGCCGCTCTGTCAGTTGTCGATGATGCTGGCCTATACGGTCAATCATTGA
- a CDS encoding lipoyl protein ligase domain-containing protein, producing MTPIQRLPVEAGLDAERQLLEQVHAGALDCGLLFWRPLDAALVMPRRLSRLAGFAAAEAACAAQGWPVALRDTGGEPVPQSPAVLNVALAYAVPAGDDEQKRIETAYLRLCEPLCDWLRDLGLDPGLGEVDGAFCDGRYNVTLEQRKLVGTAQRWRRRPSDGRHVTLAHAAILLDNQRQSMVEVVNSFYRDCDLPSRCRVASHVALDEFITPVWPAANGLQDCYRQQLAGAGLPLSA from the coding sequence ATGACGCCCATACAACGACTGCCGGTCGAGGCCGGTCTGGATGCGGAACGGCAGTTACTGGAACAGGTGCATGCCGGTGCCCTCGACTGTGGCTTGCTGTTCTGGCGGCCACTGGATGCCGCGCTGGTGATGCCGCGCCGCCTGAGCCGTCTGGCTGGTTTCGCCGCCGCCGAGGCGGCCTGCGCGGCGCAAGGCTGGCCGGTGGCACTGCGCGACACCGGCGGCGAACCGGTGCCGCAGTCTCCGGCGGTGCTCAACGTGGCGTTGGCCTATGCCGTGCCCGCGGGCGACGATGAGCAAAAACGCATCGAAACGGCCTACCTGCGCCTGTGCGAGCCACTGTGCGACTGGTTGCGCGACCTCGGTCTGGATCCCGGCCTGGGCGAAGTGGATGGCGCCTTCTGCGACGGCCGCTACAACGTCACCCTGGAGCAACGCAAGCTGGTCGGTACCGCGCAACGCTGGCGCCGGCGGCCGAGCGATGGCCGCCACGTGACCCTGGCCCATGCCGCTATCCTGCTGGACAATCAGCGCCAGTCGATGGTCGAGGTGGTCAATAGCTTCTACCGGGATTGCGACCTACCGAGCCGTTGTCGGGTCGCCAGTCATGTGGCGCTGGACGAGTTCATCACCCCGGTATGGCCGGCTGCAAACGGCCTGCAGGATTGCTACCGGCAACAGCTGGCGGGGGCGGGATTGCCGCTTTCCGCGTAG
- a CDS encoding O-methyltransferase, with protein sequence MTNRTLTLDDSLYHYLLDVSLRETSLLKRLRDETAQLANANWQIAPEQGQFMALLVQLTGARRIVEVGTFTGYSALCMAQAMGEAGRLICCDIPGDYNAIAERYWREAGLCERIEQRLAPALETLVALERGGQAGSFDLIFIDADKANYPAYLEHALRLVRQGGLILFDNTLWSGRVLEQAPGSDDTRAIQALNLALKDDQRIDLSLLPLGDGLTLCRKR encoded by the coding sequence ATGACCAACCGTACCCTCACGCTTGACGACAGCCTTTACCACTATCTGCTCGACGTTTCCCTGCGCGAAACGTCGCTGCTCAAGCGTCTGCGCGATGAGACGGCGCAGCTGGCCAATGCCAACTGGCAAATCGCGCCCGAGCAGGGCCAGTTCATGGCGCTGCTGGTGCAACTGACCGGCGCCAGGCGGATTGTCGAGGTCGGCACCTTCACCGGCTACAGCGCCCTTTGCATGGCTCAGGCCATGGGGGAGGCGGGGCGGTTGATCTGCTGCGATATCCCCGGCGACTACAACGCCATCGCCGAGCGCTACTGGCGCGAAGCCGGCCTCTGCGAACGCATCGAACAACGCCTGGCACCGGCCCTGGAGACCTTGGTCGCGCTTGAGCGTGGCGGGCAGGCGGGTAGCTTCGACCTGATCTTCATCGACGCGGACAAAGCCAACTACCCGGCCTATCTGGAACATGCCCTGCGGCTGGTGCGCCAGGGCGGCCTGATCCTGTTTGACAACACCCTGTGGAGCGGTCGGGTGCTGGAGCAGGCCCCAGGCAGTGACGACACCCGCGCCATTCAGGCGCTCAACCTGGCCCTGAAAGACGATCAGCGCATCGACTTGTCGCTGCTGCCGCTGGGTGACGGCTTGACGCTGTGTCGCAAGCGCTGA
- a CDS encoding AMP-binding protein, with translation MTDQLPLERFALWVEKRPDAAWLRQPVNGQWHDFTWRQVDDQARRLASALLAQGCEPGDRVALLSKNCAEWFICDLAIMMAGLVSVPLYPLQSAESIAYVLEHAQCKVILLGKLDDAEKLEAGIGPQLTRIALPYPTLACTHDWHTLLAAHEPLQTPAVQLPDQVLTLVYTSGTTGNPKGVMLSVHAMAFTAANACREMDMSTEDRFFSFLPLSHVAERFMVEFNSLYSGAPVAFVESMETFSRDLCHVRPTVFFAVPRLWTRFQLGVLEKLPQAKLTLLLRIPLLGRLVARKVRRGLGLDQARIMISGAAAISRGLLDWYQTIGLTLCEGYGMSENVAYGCFNRPGQVRFGTVGRPMKGLEVRIADTGEILFRSPTLMLGYYRDPEKTAEALVDGWLHTGDKGELDSDGYLRITGRVKDIFKTSKGKYIAPAPIEGEIAKNQWIEQVCLMGSNLDQPLALIELSPAARNQAREQVTADLQQTLQQLNATLQNHERISHFVLVREPWTVDNGCMTPTMKIRRNVLEARFAEEVGALNVKQPLHWQ, from the coding sequence ATGACGGATCAACTGCCTCTGGAGCGTTTCGCGCTCTGGGTCGAGAAACGCCCGGATGCGGCCTGGCTGCGCCAGCCGGTAAACGGCCAGTGGCATGATTTCACCTGGCGTCAGGTCGATGACCAGGCCCGGCGTTTGGCCAGCGCACTGCTGGCCCAGGGCTGCGAGCCGGGAGACCGGGTGGCGCTGCTGTCGAAGAACTGCGCCGAATGGTTTATCTGTGATCTGGCCATCATGATGGCTGGGCTGGTCAGCGTGCCGTTGTATCCGCTGCAATCGGCCGAGAGCATTGCCTACGTGCTGGAGCACGCGCAGTGCAAGGTCATCCTGCTCGGCAAGCTGGATGACGCAGAGAAGCTGGAGGCGGGGATTGGCCCGCAGCTGACGCGCATTGCTCTGCCGTATCCGACCCTAGCCTGCACCCATGATTGGCACACGTTGCTGGCCGCCCATGAGCCGTTGCAAACTCCTGCAGTGCAACTGCCTGACCAAGTGCTGACGCTGGTGTATACCTCCGGCACCACGGGTAATCCCAAGGGGGTGATGCTCTCGGTGCACGCTATGGCCTTTACCGCAGCCAACGCCTGCCGGGAAATGGACATGAGTACGGAAGATCGATTCTTCTCCTTTCTGCCGTTGTCGCATGTGGCCGAGCGCTTTATGGTCGAATTCAACAGCCTGTATAGCGGCGCGCCAGTGGCGTTTGTTGAGTCGATGGAGACCTTTTCCCGCGATCTGTGCCATGTGCGGCCCACGGTGTTTTTCGCCGTGCCACGCCTTTGGACACGCTTTCAGCTGGGGGTGCTGGAGAAACTGCCGCAGGCCAAGCTGACCCTGCTACTGCGTATCCCGTTGCTGGGGCGGCTGGTCGCGCGCAAGGTGCGTCGCGGCCTGGGCCTCGATCAGGCACGCATCATGATCTCTGGCGCTGCGGCGATTTCGCGTGGGCTGCTCGACTGGTATCAAACTATCGGCCTGACTCTCTGTGAAGGCTATGGCATGAGTGAAAATGTCGCCTACGGCTGCTTCAATCGGCCCGGTCAGGTGCGCTTTGGCACTGTGGGGCGGCCGATGAAAGGCCTGGAGGTGCGTATAGCCGACACTGGCGAGATTTTGTTTCGCAGCCCGACGCTGATGCTCGGCTATTACCGGGACCCAGAGAAAACCGCCGAGGCGTTGGTCGATGGCTGGCTACACACCGGTGACAAGGGTGAATTGGACAGCGATGGCTACTTGCGCATCACCGGACGGGTGAAGGACATCTTCAAAACCAGCAAGGGCAAGTACATCGCTCCGGCACCGATTGAGGGTGAGATTGCCAAGAATCAGTGGATCGAACAGGTGTGCCTGATGGGCAGCAATCTGGATCAGCCGCTGGCGCTGATCGAGCTGTCGCCCGCAGCCCGCAATCAGGCGCGCGAACAGGTGACGGCTGACCTGCAGCAAACCTTGCAGCAACTCAATGCCACGCTGCAAAACCATGAGAGGATCAGCCATTTTGTGCTGGTGCGTGAACCCTGGACCGTGGACAACGGTTGCATGACGCCGACCATGAAAATCCGCCGCAATGTGCTGGAAGCGCGCTTTGCTGAGGAAGTCGGCGCACTCAATGTCAAGCAGCCACTGCATTGGCAATGA
- a CDS encoding Yip1 family protein produces MIHHVWGLFTHPDQEWQEIRGEEETISHMYLTHVLVLAAIPAISAFIGTTQIGWSIGDRAPVMLTEASALQMTIMTYLAMLAGVAVMGAFIHWMARTYDASPNLTRCIVFAAYTATPLFVGGLAALYPNMWLAMVVGTLAICYTVYLLYVGIPTFMSIPEDEGFMFSSSVLAVGLVVLVAMIACSVIFWGLGVGPVYTS; encoded by the coding sequence ATGATCCATCACGTTTGGGGGCTCTTCACCCATCCCGATCAGGAATGGCAGGAAATTCGTGGCGAAGAAGAAACCATCAGCCACATGTATCTCACCCACGTACTGGTGCTCGCCGCGATTCCGGCGATCTCAGCCTTTATCGGCACCACCCAGATTGGCTGGTCCATCGGTGATCGGGCACCGGTAATGCTGACTGAAGCCAGCGCATTGCAAATGACGATCATGACCTACCTGGCGATGCTTGCCGGTGTTGCGGTGATGGGCGCCTTCATTCACTGGATGGCACGTACCTATGACGCCAGCCCCAACCTGACCCGGTGCATCGTGTTCGCCGCCTACACCGCGACGCCCTTGTTCGTCGGCGGCCTGGCGGCGCTCTATCCAAATATGTGGCTGGCCATGGTGGTGGGAACACTGGCCATTTGTTACACCGTCTACCTGCTCTATGTGGGTATCCCAACCTTCATGAGTATCCCCGAGGATGAGGGTTTCATGTTCTCCAGCTCGGTACTCGCAGTAGGGTTGGTGGTACTGGTGGCGATGATCGCCTGCTCGGTGATTTTCTGGGGTCTTGGGGTAGGCCCGGTCTACACCAGCTAA
- a CDS encoding DNA-J related domain-containing protein has protein sequence MNDELDPSADLAEHLHQLLQDAPAGIGEYQLIQQLKDRHCTHIPHLPLTDNLVLFRTHFLVFNALYRLREQLWSERLGFVQINPLCIQLLPYQAGSAELSEHDPLREYYLDLSQLSDTDERDVEKLLASFWTRMQGGEEKRAALELFELSESQQVLNLGLIKHRYRQLVSLHHPDRGGSTARLQSINKAMEILERYYN, from the coding sequence ATGAACGACGAACTTGACCCCTCTGCCGATCTGGCAGAACACCTGCACCAGCTGCTGCAGGACGCCCCCGCCGGGATTGGCGAATACCAGTTGATCCAACAGCTGAAAGATCGCCACTGCACGCACATTCCCCACTTGCCGCTGACCGACAACCTGGTGCTATTTCGCACCCACTTCCTGGTCTTCAACGCCCTGTACCGGCTGCGCGAGCAGCTATGGAGCGAACGGCTCGGCTTTGTCCAGATCAACCCGCTGTGCATCCAGCTGCTGCCTTACCAGGCTGGCAGCGCCGAACTGAGCGAGCACGACCCGTTGCGCGAGTATTACCTGGATCTCAGTCAATTGAGCGACACCGACGAGCGCGATGTGGAAAAGCTGCTGGCCAGTTTCTGGACACGCATGCAAGGCGGCGAGGAAAAGCGTGCAGCCTTGGAGCTGTTCGAACTGAGCGAAAGCCAGCAAGTGCTCAATCTTGGACTTATCAAGCATCGCTACAGGCAACTGGTCAGCCTGCATCACCCCGATCGAGGCGGCAGCACTGCGCGCCTGCAGTCAATCAACAAAGCGATGGAAATTCTGGAACGCTATTACAACTGA
- a CDS encoding acyl-CoA dehydrogenase family protein, producing MQRNIFDTEHTMFRDAFAAFLKKEVVPHQDQWEADGMVSREVWKKAGEMGFLLPWADEEYGGSGLKDFRYEQIMCEELAKINEAGFMLPLHSALCGPYIAEYGNAEQKARFMPGIISGELILAVAMTEPSAGSDLAGMRTSAVDKGDHYLLNGSKVFISNGLLADVVIVAAKTDPDNKHAMGLFLIERGMEGFERGKKLEKLGMKSQDTAELFFNNVKVPKANLLGDAKGGFFYLMNMLAQERLTNACGAVAGAEAALQVTIDYVRERKAFDRPISHFQNTRFKLAEMRTQIDVAQVFVDRCVMDHNEKKLTPEVAAEAKLFTTELLGKVVDEGVQLHGGWGYMWEYPICKMYANARIQRIFAGTSEIMKEIISRGMKL from the coding sequence ATGCAGCGCAACATTTTCGACACTGAACACACCATGTTCCGTGACGCCTTCGCAGCCTTTCTGAAGAAAGAGGTGGTGCCGCATCAAGATCAGTGGGAGGCCGACGGCATGGTCAGCCGTGAGGTGTGGAAGAAGGCCGGCGAGATGGGTTTCCTGCTGCCCTGGGCGGACGAGGAATACGGCGGTTCGGGCCTCAAGGATTTTCGCTATGAGCAGATCATGTGCGAGGAGCTGGCCAAGATAAACGAGGCAGGCTTCATGCTGCCGCTGCATTCGGCGCTCTGTGGTCCCTATATAGCCGAGTACGGTAACGCCGAGCAGAAGGCGCGGTTTATGCCGGGCATCATCAGTGGTGAGCTGATTTTAGCCGTGGCGATGACCGAGCCCAGCGCTGGCTCCGATCTAGCTGGCATGCGCACCAGCGCGGTGGACAAGGGCGATCACTACCTACTCAACGGCTCCAAGGTGTTCATCTCCAACGGCTTGCTGGCCGATGTGGTGATAGTCGCGGCCAAGACTGACCCGGATAACAAACACGCCATGGGCCTGTTCCTGATTGAGCGTGGGATGGAAGGTTTCGAACGCGGCAAGAAGCTGGAAAAACTCGGCATGAAGAGCCAGGACACCGCCGAGCTGTTCTTCAATAACGTCAAAGTACCCAAGGCCAATCTGCTCGGCGATGCCAAGGGTGGTTTTTTCTATTTGATGAACATGCTCGCCCAGGAACGCCTGACCAACGCCTGCGGCGCGGTGGCCGGTGCCGAGGCGGCGCTGCAGGTGACCATCGATTATGTGCGCGAGCGCAAGGCGTTCGATCGGCCGATCTCGCACTTCCAGAACACCCGTTTCAAGCTGGCGGAAATGCGCACTCAGATTGATGTGGCCCAGGTGTTCGTCGACCGTTGCGTGATGGATCACAACGAGAAAAAGCTCACCCCGGAAGTCGCCGCCGAGGCCAAGTTGTTTACCACTGAGCTACTGGGCAAGGTGGTGGATGAAGGGGTACAACTGCACGGCGGCTGGGGCTATATGTGGGAATACCCAATCTGCAAGATGTACGCGAACGCGCGTATTCAGCGCATTTTTGCAGGTACTTCGGAGATCATGAAAGAGATCATCAGCCGCGGCATGAAGCTTTAA
- the ttcA gene encoding tRNA 2-thiocytidine(32) synthetase TtcA gives MGSLSVNQNKLQKRLRRQAGEAIADFNMIEDGDKVMVCLSGGKDSYTMLDVLLHMQKVAPIKFEIVAVNMDQKQPGFPEHVLPAYLESIGVPYHIVKKDTYSVVKEMIPEGKTTCSLCSRLRRGTLYTFADEIGATKMALGHHRDDILETFFLNMFYGGTLKAMPPKLRADDGRNVVIRPLAYCNEADIEAYSKLRQFPIIPCNLCGSQENLQRQVVKEMLQDWERKSPGRIEIMFRALQNVVPSQLADRNLFDFKNLRIDENAASRFVNVMNL, from the coding sequence ATGGGTAGCCTCTCGGTCAATCAGAACAAGCTGCAAAAACGCCTGCGTCGTCAGGCCGGCGAAGCCATTGCCGACTTCAACATGATCGAGGACGGTGACAAGGTCATGGTTTGTCTGTCCGGGGGCAAGGACAGCTACACCATGCTCGATGTGTTGCTGCATATGCAGAAGGTCGCGCCGATCAAGTTCGAGATAGTCGCGGTGAATATGGACCAGAAACAGCCAGGCTTCCCCGAGCATGTGTTGCCGGCCTACCTGGAATCCATTGGTGTGCCCTACCACATCGTCAAAAAAGACACCTATTCGGTGGTCAAGGAGATGATCCCGGAAGGCAAGACCACCTGTTCGCTGTGTTCACGCCTGCGCCGCGGCACCCTGTACACCTTCGCCGACGAGATCGGCGCGACCAAGATGGCCCTGGGGCATCACCGCGACGACATCCTGGAAACCTTCTTTCTCAACATGTTCTACGGCGGCACACTCAAGGCCATGCCGCCGAAGTTGCGTGCCGATGACGGGCGTAACGTGGTGATCCGCCCGCTGGCCTACTGCAACGAGGCGGATATCGAGGCCTACAGTAAGCTCAGGCAGTTCCCGATCATTCCCTGCAACCTCTGCGGCTCGCAGGAAAACCTGCAACGTCAGGTGGTCAAGGAGATGCTCCAGGACTGGGAGCGCAAATCGCCGGGGCGTATCGAGATCATGTTCCGCGCGTTGCAGAACGTAGTGCCCTCGCAGTTGGCCGACCGCAACCTGTTCGACTTCAAGAACCTGAGAATCGACGAAAATGCCGCATCACGCTTCGTCAATGTGATGAATCTGTAG
- a CDS encoding C40 family peptidase translates to MHFTTRVALLLLAALLTACAGRPPAPQSIVHVPVASIDSGAEEVLFRALGLVGTPYRYGGNTPAGGFDCSGLIGYVYRDAAGVSLPRSTRELISMRAPAVGRNALKSGDLVFFATSGGRQVSHAGIYVGEGRFVHAPSSGGTVRLDSLSNSYWQRTYLDAKRVFSPELAGNP, encoded by the coding sequence ATGCACTTCACGACCCGTGTTGCCCTGCTTCTGCTTGCCGCGCTGCTGACTGCCTGCGCCGGTCGCCCTCCTGCTCCACAGTCAATCGTTCATGTGCCCGTTGCCAGCATCGACAGTGGTGCCGAAGAGGTCTTGTTTCGCGCCCTCGGACTGGTCGGCACACCCTATCGTTATGGCGGTAATACCCCGGCGGGCGGTTTTGATTGCAGCGGGCTGATCGGCTACGTCTATCGCGACGCGGCTGGCGTCAGCCTGCCGCGTTCTACCCGCGAGTTGATCAGCATGCGTGCGCCAGCCGTAGGCCGTAATGCGCTGAAAAGCGGTGACCTGGTGTTTTTTGCCACCAGCGGTGGGCGCCAGGTCAGCCATGCTGGTATCTATGTCGGTGAGGGCCGCTTCGTGCATGCACCTTCCAGCGGCGGCACCGTGCGTCTGGACAGCCTCAGCAACAGCTACTGGCAACGCACCTATCTGGATGCCAAGCGCGTATTCAGTCCCGAACTGGCGGGTAATCCCTGA
- a CDS encoding CaiB/BaiF CoA transferase family protein, whose product MSGPLSTLKVLDFSTLLPGPFASLLLADMGAEVLRVESPTRMDLVRVLPPHDGGVSASHAYLNRNKRCIALDLKQAEAVAMVKQLVADYDIVLEQFRPGVMDKLGVGYEALKAINPRLIYVSITGYGQTGPYKDRAGHDINYLALAGIASYTGRRETGPLPLGIQAADIAGGSLHGVIGLLAAVFQRQATGQGQQVDISMTDCAFSLHGMAGAGYLAAGVEPQMENQVLNGGSFYDYYRTRDGRWFSVGSLEPQFMQQFCAALGRPELAARGLSPKPEDQCALKRELEIEFETRDFAEWSQLFAGLDACVEPMLSLAEAVEHPQLKARQVITEVPRSDQAPQQQIACPIKFSGGLPEPRHVGAALGAHTEEVLRELGYSAERITALKAAKVVA is encoded by the coding sequence ATGTCAGGCCCGCTCTCCACCCTGAAAGTGCTGGATTTTTCCACCCTATTGCCTGGGCCATTCGCCTCATTACTGCTGGCTGATATGGGCGCGGAGGTACTGCGGGTTGAGTCGCCCACACGCATGGACCTGGTGCGCGTATTGCCGCCGCATGACGGCGGGGTGTCCGCCAGCCATGCCTACCTCAACCGCAACAAGCGCTGCATCGCCCTGGATCTGAAGCAGGCCGAGGCGGTGGCGATGGTTAAACAGTTGGTGGCCGATTACGACATCGTTCTTGAGCAGTTTCGTCCTGGGGTGATGGACAAACTCGGCGTGGGCTATGAGGCGCTCAAGGCGATCAACCCCAGGCTGATCTACGTGTCGATCACCGGTTATGGCCAGACCGGGCCGTATAAAGACCGGGCCGGGCATGACATCAATTACCTGGCCCTGGCCGGCATCGCCAGTTACACCGGGCGGCGAGAAACAGGGCCTTTGCCGCTGGGCATTCAGGCGGCGGATATTGCCGGTGGCTCATTGCACGGGGTGATCGGCTTGCTGGCCGCAGTATTTCAGCGGCAGGCAACGGGGCAGGGGCAGCAGGTGGATATCAGTATGACCGACTGCGCCTTCAGCCTGCACGGCATGGCCGGGGCGGGTTATCTGGCTGCCGGGGTCGAGCCGCAGATGGAAAACCAGGTGCTCAACGGCGGCAGTTTCTACGACTACTACCGCACCCGTGATGGTCGCTGGTTCTCGGTCGGCAGCCTGGAGCCGCAGTTCATGCAGCAGTTCTGCGCCGCCTTGGGACGTCCGGAACTGGCTGCCCGCGGCCTGTCGCCCAAGCCCGAGGATCAGTGCGCACTAAAGCGCGAGCTTGAGATCGAATTCGAGACGCGCGATTTTGCCGAATGGAGCCAGCTATTCGCCGGTCTGGACGCCTGCGTCGAGCCGATGCTGAGCCTGGCCGAGGCGGTCGAGCACCCGCAGCTCAAGGCCCGCCAAGTGATCACCGAGGTGCCGCGGAGCGATCAGGCCCCGCAGCAGCAGATCGCCTGCCCGATCAAGTTCTCCGGTGGCTTGCCCGAGCCTAGGCATGTGGGCGCAGCGCTGGGGGCACACACCGAGGAGGTATTGCGCGAGCTGGGCTACTCGGCTGAACGGATCACCGCGCTGAAGGCGGCCAAGGTCGTGGCGTAA